A window of the Tachysurus fulvidraco isolate hzauxx_2018 chromosome 6, HZAU_PFXX_2.0, whole genome shotgun sequence genome harbors these coding sequences:
- the ccnyl1 gene encoding cyclin-Y-like protein 1, giving the protein MGNTVSCCVSPSGSPKLPRPTERLEDYQLHADLSEDTGPYLQHISDRELPDDLALESNPSDHARASTIFLSKSQTDVRDKRKSNHINHVSPGPLSKKYSSCSTIFIDDSTVSQPNLKSTLKCVTLAIYYHIKNRDSDRSLDIFDEKKHPLSRDQVPDDYSRTDPEHKLIYRFVRTLFSAAQLTAECAIVTLVYLERLLTYAELDICPCNWKRIVLGAILLASKVWDDQAVWNVDYCQILKDITVEDMNEMERHFLELLQFNINVPASVYAKYYFDLRSLADDNNLSFPLEPLSNERAQKLEAISRLCEDKYKDLSRSAMRRSFSADNLVGIRRSNAVLS; this is encoded by the exons ATGGGAAATACGGTGTCTTGCTGCGTGTCTCCCAGCGGAAGTCCGAAACTCCCGCGGCCCACAGAGCGCCTCGAGGATTACCAGTTACATGCGGACCTGAGTGAAGACACCGGGCCGTACCTGCAGCATATAAGCGACCGGGAACTGCCTGATG aTCTAGCTTTAGAGTCCAATCCTTCAGACCACGCTCGTGCTAGCACCATCTTCCTCAGCAAGTCGCAAACAGACG tccGGGACAAGCGGAAAAGCAACCATATAAACCAT GTCTCTCCTGGTCCTCTATCCAAAAAATACAGCTCGTGCTCGACGATATTCATCGACGATAGTACAGTCAGCCAGCCCAACCTGAAAAGCACGTTAAAATG TGTTACTCTAGCaatatattatcatattaaaaaCAG GGACTCTGACAGATCACTGGATATATTTGATGAGAAGAAGCATCCTCTGTCT AGGGACCAAGTTCCTGATGACTACTCGCGCACAGACCCCGAACACAAACTCATCTACCGATTCGTCAGGACTCTGTTCAGCGCCGCTCAGCTCACCGCAGAGTGCGCCATCGTCACACTG GTGTATTTGGAACGGCTTCTGACGTATGCAGAGTTGGACATCTGTCCATGTAACTGGAAGAGAATTGTCCTGGGTGCCATCTTACTGGCCTCTAAAGTCTGGGATGATCAGGCCGTGTGGAACGTAGACTACTGCCAGATCCTCAAAGACATCACTGTAGaagacat GAATGAAATGGAAAGGCACTTCCTGGAGCTTCTTCAGTTCAACATCAATGTTCCAGCTAGTGTCTACGCCAAGTATTACTTTGATCTGCGCTCACTGGCAGATGACAACAACCTGAGTTTCCCTCTGGAGCCTCTGAGCAACGAGCGCGCTCAGAAACTCGAG GCGATCTCCAGACTGTGTGAAGATAAGTACAAAGATCTGAGCAGATCAGCTATGAGGAGATCCTTCAGCGCCGACAACCTGGTGGGCATCCGCAGATCCAACGCCGTGCTCTCCTAA